A window of the Mesoplasma florum L1 genome harbors these coding sequences:
- a CDS encoding nucleoside deaminase: MKNLNTYINKIKVKNKSKDIPVFSCLIKDNKIVFKSKNNSYKIKKITGHAEINVMNKAFKKIKKGNLSEYTLFTTLEPCLMCYGAIKQAKIKEIIYLTENVKLSFRNDVNIDQIKINIRKLDHEELQSKYQKIISDFFQKKR; this comes from the coding sequence ATGAAGAATTTAAATACGTACATAAATAAAATAAAAGTTAAAAATAAATCAAAAGACATACCTGTTTTTTCTTGTTTAATAAAAGACAATAAAATAGTTTTTAAGTCAAAAAATAATAGTTATAAAATAAAAAAAATAACAGGTCATGCTGAAATAAATGTTATGAACAAGGCCTTTAAAAAAATAAAAAAAGGTAACCTTTCTGAATATACACTGTTTACAACTTTAGAACCTTGTTTGATGTGTTATGGTGCAATAAAACAGGCAAAGATAAAAGAAATAATATATTTAACAGAAAATGTAAAGTTGAGCTTTAGAAACGATGTGAACATAGATCAAATTAAAATAAATATACGTAAACTTGATCATGAAGAACTTCAATCAAAATACCAAAAAATAATTTCAGATTTTTTTCAAAAGAAAAGATAG